A DNA window from Setaria viridis chromosome 2, Setaria_viridis_v4.0, whole genome shotgun sequence contains the following coding sequences:
- the LOC117842620 gene encoding putative wall-associated receptor kinase-like 16: MVTKLQQPAPSKGHLEKAPGRDTYRLAIMELARLLLIPVVWVLAAAAAARSPGCATRCGNIDVPYPFGLDPQCAIHDGFQLNCSTVGRDTKLFHGTLEVIRFSVHDGKAWLKTFISRQCYDQATSDMSYNNAWVNISNLPYVLSASDNKVIVVGCKSLAYMWSDSYIIGCKSTCDKPLKNGSSCSTGNAGCCQADLPTGVRYYQGFFNELYNTTEIWRKTPCNYVTVMESAAFSFSTTYLTSTVFYDTDDSRTPVVMEWGITRQTCEQARINKTSYACVSDHSDCVNNDAGYRCRCSDGFEGNPYTMDGCTDINECLDNVTYPCAGICKNTPGNFTCSCPRGRSMINGVCVKNQRSTWMTPVVGASVGLVALVIGITCAYLIRERRKLHRIKQRYFRQHGGLLLFEEMKSQQGVAFKIFSEEELQQATNKFDAQQVLGHGGQGTVYKGILKSGIEIAVKRCMTIDEQQKKGFGKEMLILSQINHKNIVKLLGCCLEVEVPMLVYEFIPNGTLFDLIHRNHSQHNSLNTRLRIAYESAEALAYLHSCASPPILHGDVKSTNILLDGDYTAKVSDFGASILAPNDKSQFVTVVQGTCGYLDPEYMQTYELTDKSDVYSFGVVLLELLTRKKALNLEGPEDDRSLSMRFLYAMKENKLEDILDDQIKNNENIEYLEEIADLARQCLEMSGMNRPSMKEVADKLGRLRKIVQHPWAHENPEELDSLLGEPSMVNSTGTTGNFSIAKKAAMGLESGR, from the exons ATGGTCACCAAGCTCCAACAACCAGCTCCGTCCAAAGGACATCTGGAGAAGGCACCAGGCAGAGACACCTATCGTCTGGCAATCATGGAGTTGGCACGGCTCCTCCTGATCCCGGTCGTGtgggtgctcgccgccgccgccgcggcacggAGCCCCGGCTGCGCAACCAGGTGCGGCAACATCGACGTCCCCTACCCGTTCGGCTTGGACCCGCAGTGCGCCATCCACGACGGCTTCCAGCTCAACTGCAGCACCGTCGGCCGCGACACCAAGCTCTTCCACGGGACCCTGGAGGTGATCAGGTTCTCCGTACACGACGGCAAGGCCTGGCTCAAGACCTTTATCTCCCGGCAGTGCTACGACCAAGCCACGAGCGACATGTCCTACAACAACGCGTGGGTGAACATCAGCAACCTGCCCTACGTGCTGTCGGCGAGCGACAACAAAGTCATCGTCGTCGGGTGCAAAAGCCTCGCCTACATGTGGAGCGATTCT TACATAATTGGCTGCAAGTCGACATGCGACAAACCACTCAAGAACGGCTCATCATGCTCCACCGGTAACGCTGGGTGCTGCCAGGCGGATCTGCCGACAGGCGTCCGGTATTACCAAGGTTTTTTCAATGAGTTGTACAACACTACTGAGATATGGAGGAAGACCCCTTGCAACTATGTCACCGTGATGGAGAGCGCGGCCTTCAGCTTCAGCACCACTTACCTCACCTCAACGGTGTTCTACGACACTGATGACTCAAGGACCCCGGTTGTGATGGAGTGGGGGATCACGCGGCAAACATGTGAACAAGCCAGGATCAACAAGACTAGCTATGCTTGTGTTAGCGACCATAGCGACTGTGTCAACAATGATGCAGGCTACCGCTGCAGGTGCTCTGACGGATTCGAAGGCAACCCGTATACCATGGACGGATGCACAG ATATCAACGAGTGCCTAGACAATGTTACTTACCCCTGCGCTGGAATATGCAAAAATACACCGGGGAATTTCACGTGTTCATGCCCGCGAGGAAGAAGTATGATCAACGGCGTTTGTGTGAAAAATCAAAGGTCAACTTGGATGACGCCGGTTGTTG GTGCAAGCGTTGGACTTGTGGCCCTTGTGATCGGCATTACCTGTGCATACTTGATCagagaaaggaggaagctgCATCGCATAAAACAGCGGTATTTCCGACAGCATGGTGGCCTGCTTTTATTCGAGGAAATGAAATCACAACAAGGCGTCGCGTTCAAAATCTTCTCCGAAGAAGAACTGCAGCAAGCAACAAACAAGTTTGATGCACAGCAAGTCCTTGGCCATGGAGGCCAGGGAACTGTCTACAAGGGAATTCTAAAGAGCGGCATCGAGATAGCTGTGAAAAGATGCATGACAATCGATGAGCAACAAAAGAAAGGGTTCGGTAAGGAAATGCTAATTCTGTCCCAGATCAACCATAAGAACATCGTGAAGCTCCTTGGTTGTTGCCTTGAAGTTGAAGTTCCCATGCTGGTGTACGAGTTCATCCCGAACGGCACACTATTTGATCTCATCCATCGAAACCATAGTCAACACAATTCCTTAAACACTCGCTTGAGGATTGCTTATGAGTCCGCTGAAGCATTGGCCTACCTCCATTCCTGTGCATCCCCACCAATTCTCCATGGCGATGTCAAGTCTACCAACATCCTTCTAGATGGTGACTACACAGCAAAAGTCTCTGACTTTGGCGCGTCCATCCTAGCACCAAATGATAAGTCACAATTTGTCACAGTTGTCCAAGGAACTTGTGGGTACCTCGATCCGGAGTACATGCAAACATACGAATTAACTGACAAAAGTGATGTATACAGCTTTGGAGTTGTTCTCCTTGAGTTGCTCACACGCAAGAAGGCACTCAACCTGGAAGGACCTGAGGACGACAGGAGTCTGTCAATGAGGTTTTTGTATGCAATgaaagaaaacaagcttgagGATATCCTAGATGATCAAATCAAGAACAATGAGAACATAGAGTACCTTGAGGAGATTGCAGATTTAGCGAGGCAATGCTTAGAGATGAGTGGCATGAATAGGCCATCAATGAAGGAAGTTGCAGATAAGCTTGGTAGGCTGAGAAAGATCGTGCAACATCCATGGGCACACGAGAATCCTGAAGAGTTGGACAGCTTGCTCGGAGAGCCGTCCATGGTGAACTCGACTGGTACTACAGGAAATTTCAGCATTGCAAAGAAAGCTGCCATGGGCTTAGAATCTGGGCGTTAG